The Candidatus Eremiobacteraceae bacterium genome segment ACCATTTCTTTTCGGGCGTGCCATACCACCATCTTGTTGGCAAACTCTATGATGCCGCGCGTCTCGGCACAGAATTCGTCGAGCATCTGCCCGACGACAAAGTGGTCTGACCGGCCTACGACTCCTTGAGGAGCGCCATGAATGCCGCGGCGACGCCGGTCGGCGGTCCAGCGTCGCGCCGGCGCGCGACCACGATTTTCTGACTCACCGCCGGAGCGTCCGCAAGCTTTGCCAACCGCAGCACGCGCGCCGTCAGGTCTCGCTTTACGGCCGATCGCGGTAGAAACGCGATGCCAAGCCGGCGTTCGATCATCCGCTTGGCAGCATCGATGTTGTCCAGCTCCATGATGCCGCGTGCTCGCACGCCGAGCTTCAGGAAGATGGATTGGGTCAATTCGTAGTAGCTCGACGTGCGGCCGAACAGGATAAGCATTTCGGCGGCAAGCTCTTCAGGACGGACCGCGCGCCGGCCGGCAAGCGGATGACCCGGCGCGACGACGAGCACGAGCTCTTCTTCGAAGAACGGCGTGAGTTCCACGTCGGGGTGAGCGATGGCGCGCATCAGGCCGAGTTGGATCTCTTCGCGGACGACCATGGCGAGCACGTCTTCGGAATGACCGGTGCGCACGGAGATCTGGACTCCCGGATGCGCGGCGGCAAAGCGCTGCATGACATCCGGCAACGCGTACGTGCTCACCGCGGGCGA includes the following:
- a CDS encoding LysR family transcriptional regulator — its product is MKRSRALTAALRDTDSGRFQSTGEASLGTREFRSKQLGRYPSGGRLMLVEHIEGFVETAVRGNLSHAAAAMFVNQPTLTARLQTLERELGETLFIRTRRGMRLTEAGRAFLPFAQRALRALREGRQAVEDERSATVGHLVIGASPAVSTYALPDVMQRFAAAHPGVQISVRTGHSEDVLAMVVREEIQLGLMRAIAHPDVELTPFFEEELVLVVAPGHPLAGRRAVRPEELAAEMLILFGRTSSYYELTQSIFLKLGVRARGIMELDNIDAAKRMIERRLGIAFLPRSAVKRDLTARVLRLAKLADAPAVSQKIVVARRRDAGPPTGVAAAFMALLKES